The following nucleotide sequence is from Apium graveolens cultivar Ventura chromosome 4, ASM990537v1, whole genome shotgun sequence.
TAAGTGTTTACGACTGTTCCCCTACGAGGATAATTCACAAGACTATAGAACGACGCCTTCAATATATTTTCTGGCACGACGGGCTTCTGGAGGGCCCTTTTTCTTTTTCGGGTGCACCCTGGGAAGGATTGGAGTCCTCCAGAGTCCTCTTTCATgcctagggcgcgccctaagcaTGGAGAGCTCCTCCGGGGCTCCTCTTCTTCTCTTGTGTGATTCTTATGCTTTATTTACTTCCCATGTTAGTTGTGGGAGCAACCGCCTTGCTAATTCATCTCAGTCTTCTCACTTGCACGGCGGAGCGGTCATCCCGTGCTACCATATAGCACGGGGCACGCTCTGGGGGAGTCTGGGGTCATTTCCCCGTAGCCCGGATCATTCTTCGTTCCTTGATTATTTCACTCTTTCTCCTTTGACTTAAAATCATCATTTACAGACTCTTCATCAAAACTTGTTTTTCATCGTCGTATTTTACTAGCGACCGTTGTGGTATCGTCGTCGTAGCAGTTGTTGCGCACTTCCTTCATTATAGTTGTGGTGATCTCCCGTCGTGATGGTCATCGTAAACCTTTATATAAAATTTCATCAATCGTTGTTATAACTTTTTGTCTTCAGTAGTCGTCGTAAGCGACGACCATATAGGGCAAGCCCTATAAGACGCGCCCTAGGCTACAAAGACGCGTTCTCCTGAACTCGTCCGTCTTCTTCCTCGTCGGTGATCTAACCCATTTTTTTAAAGGTCCGATAAAATACCGAACTCGTCTGCCTTCTTACTCTGTGGTGATCCGACCCATTTTCTTAAAGATCCAATAAAATAGCATGACGATTTTATGATATAACATGAAGTTCATGCCATAAAATAGTATTTAGAGTATAATGATGTTTAAATATGCATAACAGGGTATTGATAGCTTTTGTACACTTTTGTATGAGGTCAGAATTGTACCCCTTGCTGGAGATATAGTGAGGTGAATTTGGCGTGTAACATATGCGTGTGTCATCTATTAGGAAAAAAATATTTGAATGCGCATATTATTTTTGCACATACCTTAAAATGAAGAAATATTTAACTAAAATATAAACCATTAATAAAATGAGATACATTTAATATTCGATGATAAAAATGGTTAGTTGAATTTATGCAGAGAAAACATACGGTCAAAAAAATGAAGTTATATTTTATGGTAGTTTCCAAATAATATTCGTATATACTTTGTGTACCTTCCCGGTACACTTGTGTGTACCTCTCATGCTTATCGCACTCCTCAATATTCTACTCCTCCCCTGTATATATAATTACACACTTCTCCTTCACTCCCATCCATGCTCTTCACACTTTCTCTCTCTACAAtccactctctctctctctctctctacaatGAAGAAACTCATTCAGCGTCTCTCTCGCGTCGCGGACTCGACAAACTACTCACTCCTGCGATCCGAGTCACGCGTCTCAGCTCGTTCTCGCCGATGCAACTCACTCCGAATACTAAAACCTCGCCGGTCCGGCGGCGTTCCGGAAGGACACTTGCCGGTTTACGTGGGAGAAGAATCAGAGAGGTTTGTTGTGAACGCTGAGCTGTTAAATCACCCGGTATTTATGAAACTGTTGAATATATCAGCTCAGGAGTACGGTTACGAACAAAAAGGCGTGCTTCGGATTCCGTGCCATGTGCTTGTGTTCGAGAAAGTTCTAGAAGCCGTGAGAGTAAACGAGATCTCGCCGGACGTTCTTCAACTTCTCGATTCCTTTTAAAAGGCTCCGTTCATTTGACGGAAATTTGAATTCGATATTAGGTAGTTAAGCTTGCTTAGAGTTCAGAGTTTAGGTAATTAGATAGCTAGATTGTGGTATTCATCCATCGGCTTACTGTTGTAAATATATTGTGTATTTCTCATATATACAAACGGTTATTATATTCTATAATCATTTTGTCATACTCATGCACACGGTACAGCATCCGTTTTTCACAAATCTAATAATGACTTATATTTTGTCACGTCTGCTAAAAGAATTACGTTCATCACTGTAATTTGAGAAAAAGGAACACAACTTCATTGCAGCAAATGATCCCGCTGTAATCTATAATCAATCttacagatttcggaaatcgggactattcggttgaggtaccgatttacgatttatcggacgatttttaaaaaatcggatgatTAATCGGCGATTTATCAAAAATCGGTCAAATTGGACAAATATTTTTTACCGATATTTTAACGATTTATCGGAGATTTTTGAAAAATCGACCACTTTCAATAACAGAAACTATAATACGTAAAAGAGGACAACCCCATTGTAAAGCGAGTGTTGGGAACTCATTTCGTACGCTGTTTTGTTGCGGTTTTTAATTTGTGACGCATATTTATGCATGTCGAATCCGTTGATATATATATTTAGGAAGGTTATTGAAAATATCAGAATTcggaaatttttgagaattttttttGGGTAATATAGCATTtctcttattttatttttaatcttATTATTTTATTTCCTTAAATGGATAATAACAAGAAAATTTTAGACCTAACAACATTTTAGCTAAAACCTGACAAAATATAAAGAATAGTTAAGTATTGTTATATTTAGGCATGGATGATTTATGATGTTATTAATAATTAGTTTGACTACTAAAAATTAAGTTATGACTTGTTTTAAAacttttttttataattaattatataaaagaTGTAAATCATATTTGAATTAAATGATCATGATTAATTAGTAAATTTTAtcaacactacaagaaaaatgggCATTTTTTACCGCCGAATTGGTAGGAAATGCCCCAAAATCGATAAGAAATGACTCATTTCCTATCGATAAGGAACGATAGAAAATCCTAAGTGGAAAATGATATTGGTAGGAAATGAGTATGATCACGGTTAATATGAGTTCCACGTATTGATGTGGACAGCCATACGTCGACAAAATTGGTAATAAAATACCCTCTAACTTAAAAATTGATAGGAAATGGTTGGTAGAAATTATATTCGATAGAAAAAACTGTTTTTCTTATAGTACAAATTTGATGTTGTGTGCATTCTGCTTTGATTATAagttattaaaattttaatcaAAGGTATATCTATATAACAATATGTTCAATGAAGAAAAAGATACTTTCTCCGTCTTTTTGATAACACCGTCCTTTTGATTTGTTATTAAAAGGATTGAGTACGAACATTAAAAAATATGTATAACCtataaagtagtgaaaaagagaaagaaaaatggATGAAGTGGTGTGATTCgttgatttttaatatataaaaggGAGATAGTGGGGTAAAAATAGTGTGAAAAGGGAGGGAAAATAAGGAAATGAGAGGACTCATTAACTATTTTcggtaagttttgaaatgtaaaaaaataaattaaacatTCAAATAATGAAATTATAAAGAAATAAAAAAACGGAAGGAGTATACTAACGGTGGATACATAAAATATCTTGGAAGCAGCACTTGCttgatttttattattataaaaggCCGCAATATC
It contains:
- the LOC141717131 gene encoding auxin-responsive protein SAUR71-like, producing MKKLIQRLSRVADSTNYSLLRSESRVSARSRRCNSLRILKPRRSGGVPEGHLPVYVGEESERFVVNAELLNHPVFMKLLNISAQEYGYEQKGVLRIPCHVLVFEKVLEAVRVNEISPDVLQLLDSF